The Aequorivita sublithincola DSM 14238 genome window below encodes:
- the era gene encoding GTPase Era: MTTHKAGFVNIIGNPNVGKSTLMNAFVGERLSIITSKAQTTRHRILGIVNGDDFQVLLSDTPGIIKPAYQLQESMMDFVKSAFEDADILLYLVELGEKELKDEAFFNKITNSKIPVLLLINKIDIGNEELLSEALKLWQEKVPNAEIFAISALQNFGVPEVFNRIIELLPESPAFYPKDQLTDKPERFFVNEAIREKILIHYKKEIPYSVEIDTEEFFEDETIIRIRSVIMVERETQKGIIIGHKGSALKRVGTEARKDLQKFFGKQIHLELYVKVAKNWRSDERQLRRFGYNNK, from the coding sequence ATGACAACACACAAAGCCGGATTCGTAAATATTATTGGAAACCCAAACGTAGGTAAAAGCACGCTTATGAATGCTTTTGTGGGCGAGCGACTTTCCATAATCACTTCCAAAGCACAAACCACGCGCCACCGTATTTTGGGGATTGTGAATGGTGATGATTTTCAAGTGCTTTTAAGCGATACACCGGGAATTATAAAACCTGCCTATCAGCTTCAGGAAAGTATGATGGATTTTGTGAAATCTGCTTTTGAAGACGCCGATATTCTACTGTATTTGGTGGAATTAGGTGAAAAAGAACTTAAGGACGAGGCCTTTTTCAACAAAATAACCAATTCCAAAATTCCAGTACTGCTACTTATAAATAAAATTGATATTGGTAATGAAGAGCTGCTTTCCGAAGCACTTAAACTTTGGCAAGAAAAAGTTCCAAATGCTGAAATTTTTGCAATTTCTGCCCTTCAAAATTTTGGTGTTCCCGAAGTTTTCAACAGAATAATTGAACTACTGCCAGAATCGCCGGCATTCTATCCAAAAGACCAATTAACAGACAAACCCGAGCGATTTTTCGTAAATGAAGCCATTCGTGAAAAAATATTGATTCACTATAAAAAAGAAATTCCCTATTCCGTAGAAATTGACACCGAAGAGTTTTTTGAAGATGAAACCATCATCCGCATTCGCAGCGTTATTATGGTGGAACGCGAAACGCAAAAAGGAATTATTATTGGCCACAAAGGTTCGGCTTTAAAAAGAGTTGGAACAGAAGCTCGGAAAGATTTGCAAAAGTTCTTCGGAAAACAAATCCACTTAGAACTTTATGTGAAAGTTGCTAAAAACTGGAGAAGTGATGAACGACAGTTGCGCAGATTTGGATATAACAATAAATGA
- a CDS encoding DUF5522 domain-containing protein, which translates to MLFPKKKIELEEGDYYLTPEGYKCFTEQYHLKRGYCCESGCRHCPYGFDKKTGKHN; encoded by the coding sequence ATGCTTTTTCCAAAGAAAAAAATAGAACTTGAAGAGGGCGATTATTACCTAACTCCTGAAGGTTATAAATGCTTTACAGAGCAATACCACTTAAAACGCGGCTATTGTTGTGAAAGTGGATGCAGACATTGCCCGTATGGCTTTGATAAAAAAACTGGAAAGCATAATTAA
- a CDS encoding GSCFA domain-containing protein, producing MKLQTEIKLNPEEPQIDYSSKILLLGSCFSENIGGKFDYFKFQNLQNPFGVIFNPVSIEKLIEHAINNELFSEESIFQHNGIWKCFEAHSELSSLDKDEFLKNLNLALQSLREALVSSTHIIFTYGTSWVYRHIESDEIVANCHKLPQQNFKKELLSVETISQSIQSSIENISEVNPNVTIMTTVSPVRHIKDGFVENSLSKAHLISAIHNFLNQYFDRLSTAQSKISNLQSFYFPSFEIMMDELRDYRFYAEDLLHPNKTAIEIIWQKFSTVWISSETDLVQKKISSIQNGLLHRPFNPKSAEHIQFLENVQQKITALQQEYPHISF from the coding sequence ATGAAACTCCAAACCGAAATAAAACTAAATCCCGAAGAACCCCAAATAGACTATTCCTCAAAAATCCTTTTGTTGGGAAGTTGTTTTTCTGAGAATATCGGGGGGAAGTTTGATTATTTCAAATTTCAGAATTTACAGAATCCGTTTGGGGTAATTTTCAATCCTGTTTCTATTGAAAAGCTTATTGAACACGCTATAAACAACGAGTTATTTTCTGAAGAATCCATTTTTCAACACAACGGAATTTGGAAATGTTTTGAAGCACATTCTGAACTTTCTTCATTGGATAAAGATGAATTTTTAAAGAATCTGAATCTTGCACTTCAAAGTTTGCGGGAAGCATTAGTTTCTTCAACGCATATAATTTTCACCTATGGAACTTCGTGGGTTTATAGACATATTGAAAGTGACGAAATAGTAGCAAACTGCCATAAACTTCCACAGCAAAATTTTAAAAAGGAATTGCTTTCAGTAGAAACTATTTCACAAAGCATTCAATCTTCAATTGAAAATATTTCAGAAGTTAATCCCAATGTTACAATTATGACAACCGTTTCGCCAGTTCGGCATATTAAGGATGGATTTGTGGAAAACTCACTGAGCAAAGCGCATTTAATTTCGGCGATTCACAACTTCTTAAATCAATACTTCGACAGGCTCAGTACGGCGCAATCAAAAATCAGCAATCTCCAATCATTTTATTTTCCTTCCTTCGAAATTATGATGGACGAATTGCGCGACTATCGTTTTTATGCGGAAGATCTGCTTCATCCCAACAAAACGGCGATTGAAATTATTTGGCAGAAATTTTCAACGGTTTGGATTTCTTCGGAAACCGATTTGGTTCAAAAGAAAATTAGTTCCATTCAAAATGGGTTGCTTCATAGACCTTTCAACCCTAAAAGCGCTGAACACATTCAGTTTTTAGAAAATGTTCAACAGAAAATTACTGCGCTTCAGCAAGAATATCCACACATTTCGTTTTAA
- a CDS encoding DUF6252 family protein has protein sequence MKTFNKTILVLMAVLAISLTSCSSDDDGGEDPSGGTGTFSAKVDETTFTSLEGTVAGQLTSSGPTKVLAISAGTSKSENLQMIVTTFDGVGTYDLNFTNIGTYSFLPDPSNPDPNTVVIYSTANGQPSNGQLKVSSYEGNVVKGTFSFTAYNLNNTSQSVSVTEGEYNIEVVVN, from the coding sequence ATGAAAACATTCAACAAAACAATTTTAGTATTAATGGCAGTACTTGCCATAAGTTTAACTTCATGTAGTAGTGATGACGATGGGGGTGAAGATCCGTCTGGAGGAACAGGAACTTTTTCTGCAAAAGTTGATGAAACTACATTTACTTCCTTAGAGGGAACTGTTGCTGGTCAATTAACAAGCTCAGGACCAACAAAAGTCTTAGCAATTTCTGCAGGTACATCGAAATCAGAAAATTTACAGATGATTGTTACAACATTTGATGGAGTAGGAACGTACGATCTTAATTTTACAAATATTGGCACATACAGTTTTTTGCCAGATCCTAGTAATCCAGATCCTAATACGGTAGTAATTTATTCTACGGCTAACGGTCAACCTTCTAATGGACAATTAAAAGTATCGAGTTATGAGGGTAATGTAGTTAAGGGAACATTTAGTTTTACTGCATACAATTTAAATAACACGTCACAATCTGTTTCTGTAACTGAAGGTGAATATAATATTGAAGTTGTAGTTAATTAA
- a CDS encoding PQQ-binding-like beta-propeller repeat protein has protein sequence MKTSIKFYVLSCFMFLLANQLIAQKAEEPDFRYDTGAKINEMTLTQGGTMVVATNDGLVGIKPGSNQLLFNFTEYGRVKPEELTFVPNTPYVIIFQGGFANLSSKKTVVDYISGKTLFSTEGNGWKDVITCDVMMPQNKLVVSGNRTSKENYAPQVAVYDLNTGKEDYRFDIGEPGRVGIAKSYMVTGRPLLMKNSLVLPTSQGVFNMKAETGELLWQNKMKNMNMLVANASEKEIYAFEIVNNGKNTRIHKLAINGSELWEDDHKVKGEIVNFEILTNGIAVVSNQSDGGSDSVFARSNESNIAFLSATNGEDLWEKAPKTKGYVQHFYIMEDGILFGIYQGGINKISFDGQTLFKKPLKTGENILTMAHTPQGLIYITSEDANIVNLKTGDAIWGKPLKYKRAGAVSSTFDKKNNRYLLSADETLYAVDANSGEVSTLAESKFDGKEAPSHVEVRDGGILLTSDQNMHLLDWNGEQQWQEYYRAPGKSAMGAILAGVTAVASMAAATAAASSSANNRLQGYNSQADRDAELAGGMAVAAGASITEMLKRFKATAATENDQFILTKLDDGVGLVKVNKDTGKKDKEIILKDKKPEYIVDEIGGILYYKADNNSIFAYDLKK, from the coding sequence ATGAAAACTTCAATAAAATTTTACGTTTTAAGCTGCTTTATGTTTCTATTGGCAAATCAGTTAATTGCTCAAAAAGCTGAAGAACCAGATTTTCGGTATGATACCGGAGCCAAAATAAATGAAATGACATTAACCCAAGGGGGAACAATGGTTGTTGCTACCAACGATGGTCTTGTGGGGATAAAACCAGGTAGCAACCAACTGTTGTTTAATTTTACCGAATACGGAAGGGTAAAACCAGAAGAATTAACCTTTGTGCCAAATACGCCTTATGTTATTATTTTTCAGGGTGGATTTGCCAATTTAAGTTCAAAAAAGACAGTTGTAGATTACATTTCAGGCAAAACTTTATTTAGCACTGAGGGTAACGGATGGAAAGATGTAATTACTTGCGATGTGATGATGCCGCAAAACAAATTGGTTGTAAGTGGCAATCGAACTTCAAAAGAAAACTATGCGCCTCAAGTTGCGGTTTATGATCTTAATACTGGTAAAGAAGACTACCGTTTTGATATTGGCGAGCCTGGCAGAGTTGGTATTGCTAAAAGTTATATGGTTACCGGACGACCTCTTTTGATGAAAAATAGTTTGGTTTTGCCAACATCACAAGGTGTTTTTAATATGAAAGCCGAAACTGGTGAATTGCTTTGGCAAAATAAAATGAAAAACATGAATATGCTTGTTGCCAATGCATCTGAAAAGGAAATTTATGCTTTTGAGATTGTTAACAATGGGAAAAACACAAGAATACATAAACTGGCAATCAACGGTTCAGAACTTTGGGAGGACGACCATAAAGTGAAAGGAGAAATTGTAAATTTTGAGATTCTCACTAATGGGATTGCCGTAGTAAGTAATCAAAGCGATGGTGGTAGCGATAGTGTTTTTGCGCGGAGCAACGAATCTAATATTGCATTTTTAAGTGCTACAAATGGAGAGGATCTGTGGGAAAAAGCTCCAAAAACAAAGGGTTATGTTCAGCATTTTTATATAATGGAAGACGGAATTCTCTTCGGAATTTATCAAGGAGGAATCAATAAAATTTCGTTTGATGGGCAGACGCTTTTCAAAAAACCTTTAAAAACGGGTGAAAACATTTTGACAATGGCCCATACTCCACAAGGTTTGATATATATAACTTCTGAAGATGCCAATATTGTAAATCTTAAAACAGGCGATGCCATTTGGGGAAAGCCGTTAAAGTATAAAAGAGCCGGAGCAGTAAGTTCAACTTTTGATAAAAAGAACAATCGTTATCTTTTAAGTGCAGACGAAACCCTATATGCTGTGGATGCCAATTCTGGAGAGGTAAGCACCTTGGCAGAATCAAAATTTGATGGAAAGGAAGCGCCTTCGCACGTGGAAGTTCGCGATGGTGGAATTCTTCTCACAAGCGATCAAAACATGCATTTGCTAGATTGGAACGGCGAACAACAATGGCAGGAATATTATCGCGCTCCTGGTAAAAGTGCTATGGGCGCAATATTGGCTGGAGTTACCGCCGTTGCTTCTATGGCAGCTGCAACTGCGGCAGCAAGCTCTTCTGCAAACAATAGATTGCAAGGCTATAACAGCCAAGCAGACCGTGACGCCGAACTTGCTGGAGGAATGGCGGTAGCCGCTGGAGCTTCAATTACAGAAATGTTAAAGCGTTTTAAAGCCACTGCCGCTACAGAAAACGATCAATTTATTCTTACAAAACTTGACGATGGTGTCGGTTTGGTAAAAGTGAATAAAGACACAGGAAAAAAAGATAAAGAAATAATCTTAAAAGATAAGAAGCCAGAATATATTGTAGATGAAATTGGTGGAATCCTTTATTACAAAGCGGACAACAATTCCATTTTTGCTTATGATCTTAAAAAATAA
- a CDS encoding DUF6498-containing protein, with translation MWKAILMPTKSTSILWANALFLLLLLAFNLAAPLTIVFAYFLETIIIGIIHLVKLWLVSKYGQKSTDPNNQLSGIPLMLFFTVHYGMFVAIQSIFAFSLFQGSVPGLKDGFDILYNYKFILGYEGMQLILASIILNNVIYFFTNFWQNEKYREYSPDRIFMKPYLRIFIQQFVVILAFFFFIIFNSGMIAAVLLIFFRLFLDLVLFSIKKDSRMLEILTKKISKSPDQYAEVSKQLQEYSE, from the coding sequence ATGTGGAAAGCAATCTTAATGCCTACTAAATCTACTTCCATTTTGTGGGCAAATGCCTTGTTTTTATTGCTACTTTTAGCTTTTAATTTGGCTGCACCGCTTACTATAGTTTTTGCCTATTTTTTAGAGACTATTATTATTGGGATCATCCATTTAGTAAAATTATGGTTGGTGAGTAAATACGGACAAAAATCCACCGATCCAAACAACCAACTTTCAGGAATTCCGTTAATGCTATTTTTTACAGTGCATTATGGAATGTTTGTTGCCATTCAGTCCATTTTTGCGTTTTCATTATTTCAAGGAAGTGTTCCTGGTTTAAAGGATGGGTTTGATATACTTTACAATTACAAATTTATTCTGGGCTATGAAGGGATGCAGCTTATTTTGGCTTCAATCATTTTAAACAACGTAATTTATTTTTTCACCAACTTTTGGCAAAACGAGAAGTATAGAGAATATTCGCCAGATCGTATTTTTATGAAACCGTACTTGCGCATTTTCATTCAGCAATTTGTGGTTATTTTGGCGTTTTTCTTTTTCATTATTTTCAATAGCGGAATGATAGCGGCGGTGCTTTTAATATTCTTTAGACTTTTTTTGGATTTGGTGCTTTTTTCCATCAAGAAAGACAGCCGTATGTTAGAAATATTAACCAAAAAAATATCAAAATCTCCAGATCAATATGCTGAGGTTAGTAAACAACTTCAAGAATATAGTGAGTGA
- a CDS encoding tetratricopeptide repeat-containing sensor histidine kinase, whose amino-acid sequence MYKNYKKVFLLFMLVASSAFSQSAQKKMDSLMQVAKTANDSTKLAIYNDLGFYYIFNDPAKAKSFLLKGLKEKTTPKTAYSKTRLTNTYGIYYDVKGVYDSAQSYFKKALSMSKEYGFHDLEARCTNSLGMSNWNQGSYQNALDYFFQALALNRKHGTPDKEDTYLNNIGLIYQEMNMADKALEYHQKALAIRREYKKTKDIAVSLNNIAINLQDKGDYAEAEKMLVEGRNLAKEVENQDLYFDNTHSLASLYQKTNRTDLAIPLLQEIIAGRLATNIGNHKVIVSINNLAEAYILNNKINEALSILKKGDTLIKQFPEQKVSISEYYYASAQANFLNKNPKIANEFFVKAITLRDSIFSQQNAENTAALETKFNISEKELALAETRANLAERELEVEQKNNLIFGSLGLALLLGLIGYLFYNQQKLKNRQLQKEGELKTALAKIETQNQLQEQRLRISRDLHDNIGSQLTFIISSIDNLKFGLEGAANTVTNKLGKISEFASQTIYELRDTIWAMNKTDISVEDLQARISNFIEKARVSSDVDFQFNVDENVLNGSNFTSVQGMNIYRIIQESVNNALKYSEATLIKMQISISEAVENEELEVLIVDDGKGFDFENTSFGNGIANIKKRAKDLGGSVEISSEKGKGTIVKLIF is encoded by the coding sequence ATGTATAAAAATTACAAAAAAGTTTTTCTTCTTTTTATGTTGGTAGCTTCATCAGCATTTTCTCAATCCGCTCAAAAAAAAATGGATAGTTTGATGCAAGTTGCCAAAACGGCAAATGATTCTACCAAACTCGCAATTTATAATGATTTGGGCTTTTACTACATTTTCAATGATCCCGCAAAAGCGAAAAGTTTTCTTCTAAAAGGCTTAAAGGAAAAGACCACGCCAAAAACGGCATACAGTAAAACACGGCTCACAAATACCTATGGAATTTATTATGATGTAAAAGGAGTATATGATTCTGCTCAAAGTTATTTTAAGAAAGCGCTATCAATGAGCAAAGAATATGGCTTTCACGACTTGGAAGCAAGATGCACTAATAGTCTTGGAATGTCCAATTGGAATCAAGGAAGCTATCAAAATGCGTTGGACTATTTCTTCCAGGCACTTGCATTGAACAGAAAACATGGCACGCCAGATAAGGAGGATACATATCTTAACAATATTGGTCTTATTTATCAAGAAATGAATATGGCAGATAAAGCTTTGGAGTATCATCAAAAGGCGCTTGCCATTCGTCGGGAATACAAAAAAACAAAGGATATTGCAGTTTCCCTAAACAACATAGCTATTAATTTACAAGATAAAGGAGATTATGCAGAAGCAGAAAAAATGCTTGTTGAAGGTAGAAATCTAGCCAAAGAAGTTGAAAACCAAGATTTGTATTTTGACAATACGCATTCGTTAGCTAGCCTTTATCAAAAAACCAATCGGACTGACCTTGCCATTCCTCTTTTACAAGAAATTATAGCTGGTAGATTGGCTACAAATATTGGTAATCACAAGGTTATTGTTTCCATAAATAATTTGGCTGAAGCCTATATTCTAAATAATAAAATTAACGAAGCACTCAGTATTTTGAAGAAAGGAGATACTTTAATCAAACAATTTCCAGAACAAAAAGTAAGTATTTCTGAATATTATTATGCTTCGGCACAGGCAAATTTTTTGAACAAAAATCCGAAAATAGCCAATGAGTTTTTTGTAAAAGCAATTACGTTAAGAGACAGTATCTTTTCACAACAAAATGCAGAAAATACAGCGGCTCTAGAAACTAAATTCAACATTTCCGAAAAAGAACTTGCCCTTGCAGAAACCCGCGCAAACTTGGCGGAAAGAGAACTTGAAGTAGAACAGAAAAACAATCTAATCTTCGGAAGTTTGGGGCTTGCTTTGCTCTTAGGATTAATAGGGTATCTTTTTTACAATCAGCAAAAACTTAAAAACCGCCAACTTCAAAAAGAAGGCGAGCTTAAAACCGCCCTTGCAAAGATTGAAACCCAAAACCAATTGCAGGAACAGCGGTTGCGTATTTCTCGCGATTTGCACGATAATATAGGTTCACAACTCACTTTTATTATTTCTTCTATCGATAATTTAAAGTTTGGTTTAGAAGGTGCCGCCAATACTGTAACTAATAAACTGGGAAAGATAAGCGAGTTTGCTTCTCAGACTATTTACGAACTGCGGGACACGATTTGGGCAATGAACAAAACCGATATTTCGGTAGAAGATCTTCAAGCCCGTATTTCAAATTTTATTGAAAAAGCAAGAGTTTCTAGCGATGTTGATTTTCAATTTAATGTAGATGAAAACGTTTTAAACGGATCCAATTTTACTTCTGTGCAGGGAATGAACATTTATAGAATCATTCAAGAGTCGGTAAACAATGCTTTAAAATATTCCGAAGCTACATTAATAAAGATGCAAATCTCAATATCCGAAGCAGTCGAAAATGAAGAATTAGAAGTTTTAATAGTTGACGACGGAAAAGGTTTTGATTTTGAAAACACAAGCTTCGGCAATGGAATAGCAAACATTAAGAAACGCGCAAAAGATTTGGGTGGAAGCGTGGAGATTTCTTCAGAAAAAGGAAAAGGAACCATCGTGAAATTGATTTTTTAA
- a CDS encoding tetratricopeptide repeat-containing sensor histidine kinase: MTAIRILLISYFGLFLSIEMVSQNPVQIIDSLKIQLPKAASANDRSKILADLTWYYSMVNTDSAYVYGNESIRSAKKIGDSTLIAQALSDFAVVNYSKGDIKTALNYYNKSLVIRKKQKDSSGIASLHYKMGTAYHKKTQLDSAMIYYLKALKFYEDTGNEVLANSAESNIGALHFNQKNYNEALRYFNKNIKFFRKTEQTKLLGNALVNKASIQLVMKDTLEAVKTLKESIQISEAINNVETLGASYNNLGEVYMAQNKIEQAKEAISKSLQYRANSSMDADLTSSKLTLAGIHNTLGEYEKARRLLDEIRPFYKKEKIKEKLSTLYLQYVIVFASEKRPDSARYYTAKYAELQEEIVGENALKITNELEAKYQTEKKENQILQQRAQLAEKDLEVRRKNTFIFGSLGLAIVLGLLGYLLFSQQKLKNRQLQKEGELKSALAKIETQNELQEQRLRISRDLHDNIGAQLTFIISSIDNLKFGFTDISEKLGNKLSNISAFTSQTIYELRDTIWAMNKENITFEDLQARIANFIEHAKDASEKTDFSFNIEENINQTHLFTSVEGMNIYRIIQEAVNNALKYASAEEIEVNISKEKIQYHIRITDNGAGFDPNSIEMGNGLNNMKKRAREIDGNIQFISKINRGTRVILNFPAKAT, from the coding sequence ATGACAGCGATTAGAATTTTATTAATTTCCTATTTTGGCCTCTTTCTAAGTATTGAAATGGTTTCTCAAAACCCAGTTCAAATTATTGATAGTCTTAAAATTCAACTTCCCAAAGCTGCTTCTGCAAACGATAGATCGAAAATACTTGCTGATTTAACATGGTATTACAGCATGGTTAATACAGATTCGGCATATGTTTATGGAAACGAATCTATACGCAGTGCTAAAAAAATTGGAGATTCAACGCTTATCGCACAAGCGCTAAGCGATTTTGCAGTAGTTAATTACAGTAAAGGAGATATAAAAACAGCTCTTAATTATTACAATAAATCATTAGTAATAAGAAAGAAACAGAAGGATTCTTCTGGAATTGCCTCACTTCATTATAAAATGGGCACCGCTTATCATAAAAAGACCCAGCTTGACAGTGCGATGATTTATTATTTAAAAGCGTTGAAGTTTTATGAAGATACTGGTAATGAAGTTCTAGCAAATTCTGCAGAAAGTAATATCGGAGCTTTGCATTTCAATCAAAAAAATTATAATGAAGCACTTCGTTATTTTAATAAGAACATAAAGTTTTTCAGAAAGACAGAGCAGACTAAACTTTTGGGAAATGCCTTAGTTAATAAGGCAAGCATTCAATTAGTTATGAAAGACACTTTGGAAGCTGTTAAAACTTTGAAGGAAAGCATTCAAATCTCAGAAGCCATCAATAATGTTGAAACTCTCGGTGCCTCATACAATAATCTTGGGGAAGTTTATATGGCGCAGAATAAAATTGAGCAAGCCAAAGAAGCTATATCGAAATCACTTCAATACCGCGCTAATTCCAGTATGGATGCAGATTTAACGAGCTCTAAACTTACTTTAGCTGGAATTCATAATACATTGGGAGAATATGAAAAAGCTCGAAGATTATTAGATGAAATTAGACCTTTTTACAAGAAAGAGAAAATAAAAGAAAAGCTTTCCACGCTTTATCTTCAATATGTTATTGTTTTTGCCAGTGAAAAAAGACCTGATAGTGCGAGATATTATACTGCAAAATATGCAGAATTACAGGAAGAAATTGTTGGAGAAAATGCTTTGAAAATTACCAATGAACTTGAGGCAAAATACCAAACCGAAAAAAAGGAAAACCAAATTCTTCAACAACGCGCCCAATTAGCAGAAAAAGACCTAGAAGTCCGCCGTAAAAACACCTTTATTTTTGGAAGTTTGGGATTGGCTATAGTTCTTGGATTGTTAGGTTATTTGCTATTCAGCCAGCAAAAATTAAAAAACCGTCAACTTCAAAAAGAAGGCGAGCTAAAATCTGCTTTGGCGAAAATTGAGACTCAAAATGAACTACAAGAACAACGCTTGCGAATCTCTCGCGATCTTCACGATAACATTGGAGCACAGCTAACTTTCATTATTTCCAGTATCGATAATTTGAAGTTTGGGTTTACGGACATAAGTGAAAAATTAGGTAATAAATTAAGCAATATAAGTGCTTTTACCTCGCAAACCATCTATGAGTTGCGAGACACTATTTGGGCAATGAACAAAGAAAACATCACTTTTGAAGACCTTCAAGCGCGCATTGCAAACTTTATTGAACACGCCAAAGATGCTTCAGAAAAAACAGATTTTTCTTTTAATATTGAAGAAAATATTAACCAGACACATCTATTTACTTCTGTAGAAGGAATGAACATTTACCGAATTATACAAGAAGCAGTTAATAACGCCTTAAAATATGCTTCCGCAGAAGAAATTGAAGTCAATATTTCGAAAGAAAAGATACAATATCATATTAGAATTACTGACAATGGCGCAGGTTTTGATCCAAATTCCATCGAAATGGGGAACGGTCTCAACAACATGAAAAAACGTGCTCGCGAGATTGATGGAAACATCCAGTTCATTTCAAAAATAAATAGGGGAACTAGAGTAATTCTAAATTTTCCAGCAAAAGCAACCTAA
- a CDS encoding response regulator → MLKIAIVDDNSFLIHAVKEKLSFFEDVSVKHTSLNGSELLTKLEENHNLDLILMDIEMPVLNGIETTQIVKQKYPHIKIIMLTAFDNDEHIFNAIKAGADGYLLKEINPKDLYEGIIETLNGGAAMNPSIAMKTLKLLRNPIDIQNPRDQEEISLSTREVEVLEQLSKGLSYTVIAEHLFLSPSTVRKHIENIYKKLQVHSKIEAVQKARNHNII, encoded by the coding sequence ATGCTAAAAATCGCAATTGTAGACGACAACAGCTTCCTAATTCACGCTGTTAAGGAAAAACTTTCCTTTTTTGAAGACGTTTCCGTGAAACATACTTCACTAAATGGCAGCGAATTGCTCACAAAACTCGAAGAAAACCACAACCTCGATTTAATATTGATGGACATAGAAATGCCCGTTCTCAACGGCATTGAAACCACTCAAATCGTAAAGCAGAAATATCCACATATCAAAATAATTATGCTCACTGCTTTTGATAACGACGAACATATCTTCAACGCCATAAAAGCAGGAGCAGATGGTTATTTGCTGAAAGAAATCAATCCAAAAGATTTATACGAAGGAATCATAGAAACATTAAACGGCGGCGCAGCAATGAATCCTTCCATAGCGATGAAAACATTGAAATTGCTCAGGAATCCAATAGACATCCAAAACCCGCGAGATCAAGAAGAGATTTCACTTTCCACCCGCGAAGTTGAGGTTTTGGAACAATTGAGCAAAGGTTTAAGTTATACCGTAATTGCCGAGCATCTCTTTCTTTCGCCAAGTACAGTTCGTAAACACATTGAAAATATCTATAAAAAACTGCAAGTACACAGTAAGATTGAAGCAGTGCAAAAAGCTAGAAATCATAATATAATCTAA